A genomic window from Pseudomonas cavernicola includes:
- a CDS encoding DMT family transporter gives MSAVIENNEKTQKQWLAGAITSVMFLIVCLSWGTTWLGIKIAVESVPPLTSAGLRFLIAFPLFLCFAKVRREPVLFPRESGWFFVFVTLTYFSAPYYLLNYGEMHVSSGLTALLFSCMPVFILIFSALFLREKIYFSQVVGIAIGFGSLYMIIRSQGLHLDHAEFFGVVAILAAAVMHALCYVITKQKGSAIGVITYNTLPIGIAGLMLFVAGLCFETPSFSDITLRSWSALLYLGLVASVGGFVVYFMLLKRLSPIILSFVFIIFPVFAVIVGSWYEGQPISKDLMIYSAILLAGFAITKLPVEKLLTKKN, from the coding sequence ATGTCTGCCGTCATCGAAAATAATGAAAAGACTCAAAAACAGTGGCTGGCGGGTGCCATCACCAGCGTCATGTTCCTGATCGTGTGCCTCAGCTGGGGAACGACCTGGCTGGGCATCAAGATCGCCGTCGAAAGCGTGCCTCCACTGACATCCGCGGGGCTGCGCTTTCTGATCGCCTTTCCATTGTTTCTTTGCTTCGCCAAGGTGCGCCGTGAACCCGTGCTATTCCCCAGGGAAAGCGGCTGGTTCTTTGTCTTTGTCACGCTGACCTACTTCAGCGCTCCCTACTACTTGCTCAACTACGGCGAGATGCATGTTTCTTCGGGGCTGACGGCGCTGCTGTTCAGTTGCATGCCAGTGTTCATCCTTATTTTTTCCGCCTTGTTTCTGCGCGAGAAAATTTACTTTTCGCAAGTCGTTGGCATCGCAATCGGTTTTGGCAGCCTGTACATGATTATCCGCAGCCAGGGGTTACACCTGGACCACGCGGAATTTTTCGGGGTCGTTGCGATCCTAGCCGCCGCTGTAATGCACGCCCTCTGCTACGTCATCACCAAGCAGAAAGGCAGCGCGATCGGCGTGATCACCTACAACACCCTGCCCATCGGCATCGCCGGCCTGATGCTGTTCGTTGCCGGGTTGTGCTTCGAAACTCCGTCCTTCAGTGACATTACGCTGCGCTCCTGGAGCGCCTTGCTGTACCTCGGGCTGGTCGCTTCGGTCGGCGGCTTCGTCGTCTATTTCATGCTGCTCAAGCGACTGAGCCCGATCATCCTTTCCTTCGTGTTCATTATTTTTCCGGTTTTCGCCGTGATCGTCGGCTCCTGGTACGAAGGCCAACCCATCTCCAAAGACCTGATGATCTATTCGGCGATTCTGTTGGCGGGGTTTGCGATCACCAAACTCCCGGTCGAAAAACTGTTGACCAAAAAGAACTGA
- the ppsR gene encoding pyruvate, water dikinase regulatory protein, producing the protein MKRTAFFISDGTGITAETLGQSLLAQFENITFHKLTRPYIDNVEKARAMVQQINVAAEADGARPIIFDTIVNQEIRDILAKSDGFMIDIFSTFLAPLEQELTSHSSYSVGKSHSINSNSHYMERIEAVNFALDNDDGARTHYYDKADLILVGVSRCGKTPTCLYMALQYGIRAANYPLTEEDMERLQLPAALKSYKDKLFGLTIDPDRLTAIRNERKPNSRYASYAQCEFEVREVEQLLRRENIPFINSTHFSVEEISAKILVEKGVERRLK; encoded by the coding sequence ATGAAACGAACCGCTTTTTTCATCTCCGATGGTACCGGCATTACAGCGGAAACCCTCGGCCAAAGCCTGTTGGCGCAGTTCGAAAACATCACCTTCCACAAGCTCACGCGCCCCTACATCGACAACGTTGAAAAAGCGCGCGCCATGGTACAACAAATCAATGTTGCTGCCGAGGCAGATGGGGCTCGCCCGATCATCTTCGACACCATCGTAAACCAGGAAATTCGCGACATTTTGGCGAAGTCAGATGGTTTTATGATCGATATCTTCTCCACTTTCCTTGCCCCGCTGGAGCAGGAACTGACCTCGCATTCGTCCTACTCGGTCGGTAAATCACACTCCATCAATTCCAACTCCCACTACATGGAGCGGATCGAGGCGGTGAACTTCGCCCTGGACAATGACGACGGCGCCCGCACCCACTACTACGACAAGGCCGACCTGATCCTCGTCGGCGTCTCGCGCTGCGGGAAAACCCCGACCTGCCTGTACATGGCCTTGCAGTACGGCATCCGCGCGGCCAACTACCCGCTGACCGAAGAAGATATGGAGCGCCTGCAGCTACCTGCCGCACTCAAATCCTACAAGGACAAGCTGTTCGGCCTGACCATCGACCCCGATCGCCTGACGGCAATCCGTAACGAACGCAAACCGAATAGCCGTTACGCTAGCTACGCGCAGTGCGAGTTCGAAGTTCGCGAGGTCGAGCAACTGCTACGCCGCGAAAACATCCCTTTTATCAATTCCACGCACTTTTCGGTGGAAGAGATTTCCGCCAAGATTCTGGTGGAAAAAGGCGTGGAACGTCGCCTCAAGTAA
- a CDS encoding Rieske (2Fe-2S) protein, producing MFVALERLLNLEEGYRRTFQVAGRSLLLMVVEQQPVLLENRCPHQGAPLHNATVLGRVLRCARHGSEFDLFTGQALNAHCAGLTRLTLVYDGDRIGVDL from the coding sequence ATGTTCGTTGCTCTCGAACGACTGTTGAATCTAGAAGAAGGCTACCGACGGACCTTTCAGGTCGCCGGGCGCAGTCTTTTATTGATGGTGGTAGAGCAGCAGCCGGTGCTACTGGAGAATCGTTGCCCGCACCAGGGGGCACCCTTGCACAACGCCACAGTGCTCGGTAGGGTGCTGCGCTGTGCGCGGCATGGCTCCGAATTCGATCTGTTTACCGGGCAGGCGCTGAATGCGCATTGCGCGGGACTGACCCGGCTGACGCTGGTCTATGATGGCGACCGCATTGGCGTCGATCTCTGA
- a CDS encoding PLP-dependent aminotransferase family protein — MAVKTNIDMVSIVREGLSSGQGVKYKRLSDAIEAGILDGVIEPGCKLPPHRMLADNLGVTIGTISRAYGELEKLGLVVARVGDGTFVRKRGLERKRDEGFRNFSDEPRQYFDMSRNTHIPGQETAFLAQSFQTLANNPKVLQDISLYTPDAGLPRYRAAGARWLKQREFAPSPDQVICVNGGQHGLLCALMGLLRPGDTVVTEQLTYPGLITAARMLGIRLIGLDMDDEGVLPSALEEVCRTHRVSALYCTPTIQNPTTAVLSIARREAVAKVCREHNLLILEDEAHGVLVEDRLPPLSYFAPERTILISSLSKAVSAGLRVGYLHAPQALMSRLAAALRSTCWMATPLTLELATTWIENGTAAYLLQQQIYEVGRRKALVEDLLAGLAYKTHLNSPHFWIEVPEPWRASEIEAELKQSNYLVATAEAFAVGHAAVPQFIRASICNTSGDDQLLREGFDALATALGKGEGRFCL; from the coding sequence ATGGCTGTCAAAACAAATATTGACATGGTGTCAATTGTGCGAGAGGGGCTTTCGAGCGGTCAGGGCGTGAAGTACAAACGCCTCTCCGACGCGATAGAAGCGGGGATCCTTGACGGCGTGATCGAGCCCGGCTGCAAGCTGCCGCCGCACAGGATGCTGGCGGACAATCTCGGCGTGACCATTGGCACCATCAGTCGTGCCTACGGAGAGCTGGAGAAGCTGGGGCTGGTGGTGGCGCGGGTGGGTGATGGCACCTTTGTTCGCAAACGCGGATTGGAGCGCAAGCGCGATGAGGGTTTTCGCAACTTCAGCGATGAGCCTCGGCAGTATTTCGATATGAGCCGCAATACGCACATTCCTGGGCAGGAAACCGCCTTTTTGGCGCAGAGTTTTCAAACCCTGGCCAATAACCCCAAGGTGCTTCAAGACATCAGTCTCTATACCCCAGACGCGGGATTGCCGCGTTATCGCGCCGCTGGCGCCCGCTGGTTGAAGCAGCGCGAATTTGCTCCGAGCCCCGATCAGGTGATCTGCGTCAACGGTGGCCAGCACGGCTTGCTGTGTGCGTTGATGGGATTGCTGCGGCCAGGGGATACGGTGGTCACTGAACAATTGACCTATCCGGGGTTGATCACTGCTGCCCGCATGCTGGGTATCAGATTGATTGGTCTGGATATGGATGACGAAGGGGTGCTGCCCTCGGCACTGGAAGAGGTGTGCCGCACCCACCGGGTTTCAGCGCTCTACTGCACGCCAACGATTCAGAACCCAACGACCGCGGTGCTTTCCATTGCGCGTCGAGAGGCGGTGGCCAAGGTCTGCCGCGAGCACAACCTGCTGATCCTGGAGGACGAGGCCCACGGCGTGCTTGTTGAGGATCGCTTACCGCCCCTCAGTTACTTCGCGCCAGAACGGACGATCCTCATCAGTAGCTTGAGCAAGGCAGTATCGGCAGGCTTGCGCGTGGGTTACCTGCATGCACCGCAGGCGCTGATGAGTCGGCTGGCTGCTGCCTTGAGATCCACCTGTTGGATGGCGACGCCTCTGACGCTTGAGCTGGCAACGACCTGGATCGAAAACGGAACGGCAGCCTACCTGTTGCAGCAGCAAATCTACGAAGTGGGTCGTCGCAAGGCGTTGGTGGAGGATCTGCTGGCGGGGCTTGCATACAAGACTCATCTGAACAGTCCGCACTTCTGGATCGAAGTCCCAGAGCCATGGCGGGCTTCGGAAATTGAAGCTGAACTCAAGCAAAGCAATTACCTGGTCGCGACGGCCGAAGCCTTCGCGGTGGGGCATGCCGCGGTGCCGCAGTTCATTCGGGCGAGTATCTGCAATACATCGGGTGATGATCAGCTCCTGCGCGAAGGTTTTGATGCCCTGGCCACGGCGCTGGGTAAAGGGGAGGGGCGTTTTTGTCTGTAA
- a CDS encoding alanyl-tRNA editing protein, with translation MSVHTMETLALYDNAPYQNAFSARVVAVSDQGIALEHTLFYPTGGGQPGDTGHITLADGTCIKVIGTVRDPLLRSIIWHQLEAYPPQLRTGLEIDASLDWERRYQHMKMHTCLHLLCSIIDAPVTGCSISHDKGRLDFDLPEMTLDKELITEQLNALVAQALEVKYLSMPASEYATLLKITRTQAVAPPVIQGAVRIIEVAGVDIQPCGGTHVINTEEIGRVYCEKIEKKSKHNRRVILRFE, from the coding sequence ATGTCTGTACACACGATGGAAACCCTGGCGCTTTACGATAACGCGCCCTACCAGAATGCCTTCAGCGCCAGGGTCGTTGCTGTCAGCGATCAGGGTATCGCCCTTGAACACACGCTGTTTTACCCCACTGGTGGCGGCCAACCCGGGGACACCGGCCACATCACATTAGCCGACGGAACCTGTATCAAGGTGATTGGCACGGTGCGCGACCCGCTCTTGCGTTCGATCATCTGGCATCAGCTGGAAGCTTATCCGCCGCAGCTGCGAACGGGTCTGGAGATCGACGCCAGCCTGGACTGGGAGCGACGTTACCAGCACATGAAAATGCATACGTGCCTGCACCTGCTGTGCTCGATCATCGATGCCCCGGTCACCGGGTGCAGCATCAGCCATGACAAAGGCCGGCTGGATTTTGACCTGCCGGAGATGACCCTCGACAAAGAGCTCATCACCGAACAACTGAACGCCCTCGTTGCTCAAGCCCTGGAGGTGAAATACCTGTCCATGCCGGCGTCCGAGTACGCGACACTGCTCAAGATAACCCGCACTCAAGCCGTCGCACCGCCGGTCATACAAGGCGCGGTGCGAATCATCGAAGTAGCCGGTGTCGACATCCAACCTTGCGGCGGTACACACGTCATCAACACCGAAGAGATTGGTCGAGTCTACTGCGAGAAAATCGAGAAGAAGAGCAAGCACAACCGTCGAGTGATTTTGCGTTTCGAGTAA
- the ppsA gene encoding phosphoenolpyruvate synthase yields the protein MVEYVVSLDKLGVHDVEHVGGKNASLGEMISNLAGAGVSVPGGFATTAQAYRDFLEQSGLNERIHAALDALDVDDVNALVKTGAQIRQWVMEAEFPERLNAEIRAAFAEMSAGNPNMAVAVRSSATAEDLPDASFAGQQETFLNIRGVDNVIRAAKEVFASLFNDRAIAYRVHQGFDHKLVALSAGVQRMVRSETGTAGVLFTLDTESGFRDVVFITGAYGLGETVVQGAVNPDEFYVHKQTLEAGRPAILRRNLGSKAIKMIYGDEAKAGKSVKVVDVDRAERSRFCLSDAEVTELAKQALIIEKHYQRPMDIEWAKDGDDGKLYIVQARPETVKSRTSANVMERYLLKETGTVLVEGRAIGQKIGAGKVRVINDIAEMDKVQPGDVLVSDMTDPDWEPIMKRASAIVTNRGGRTCHAAIIARELGIPAVVGCGNATQVLKDGQGVTVSCAEGDTGFIFEGELGFDIRKNSVDAMPELPFKIMMNVGNPDRAFDFAQLPNAGVGLARLEFIINRMIGVHPKALLNFASLPAEIKDSVEKRIAGYDDPVGFYVEKLVEGISTLAAAFWPKKVIVRLSDFKSNEYANLIGGKLYEPEEENPMLGFRGASRYISESFRDCFELECRALKKVRNEMGLTNVEIMVPFVRTLGEASQVVDLLAQNGLARGQNGLKVIMMCELPSNAILAEEFLEFFDGFSIGSNDLTQLTLGLDRDSGIVAHLFDERNPAVKKLLSNAIQACNKAGKYIGICGQGPSDHPDLARWLMEQGIESVSLNPDSVLETWFFLAEGQRG from the coding sequence TTGGTAGAGTACGTAGTTTCCCTCGATAAGCTCGGCGTCCATGATGTGGAGCATGTGGGGGGCAAGAACGCATCCCTGGGCGAGATGATCAGCAACCTCGCGGGCGCCGGTGTATCGGTTCCCGGTGGTTTCGCTACTACCGCTCAGGCCTACCGTGACTTCCTCGAGCAGAGCGGTCTGAACGAGCGTATCCATGCCGCCCTCGACGCACTGGATGTGGATGACGTCAACGCCCTGGTGAAAACCGGCGCGCAAATTCGTCAGTGGGTGATGGAGGCCGAGTTCCCCGAGCGCTTGAATGCCGAAATCCGTGCGGCTTTCGCCGAGATGTCGGCCGGCAACCCGAATATGGCCGTGGCCGTACGCTCTTCGGCGACCGCAGAAGATTTGCCGGATGCTTCTTTCGCCGGCCAGCAAGAAACTTTCCTGAACATCCGCGGAGTGGACAACGTAATCCGTGCGGCGAAGGAAGTGTTCGCTTCTCTATTTAACGACCGCGCCATTGCTTACCGCGTGCATCAGGGTTTCGATCACAAGCTGGTCGCTCTTTCCGCGGGCGTGCAGCGCATGGTTCGTTCTGAGACTGGTACCGCTGGCGTGCTGTTCACCCTGGACACCGAATCGGGTTTTCGCGACGTGGTGTTCATCACCGGTGCCTATGGTCTGGGTGAAACCGTGGTGCAAGGCGCGGTCAACCCGGACGAGTTCTACGTCCACAAGCAAACCTTGGAGGCTGGCCGCCCTGCGATCCTGCGCCGCAACCTGGGCAGCAAAGCGATCAAGATGATCTACGGCGACGAAGCCAAAGCCGGCAAGTCGGTCAAAGTGGTGGATGTCGATCGTGCCGAGCGCTCGCGCTTCTGCTTGAGCGATGCCGAGGTTACAGAGCTGGCCAAGCAGGCGCTGATCATCGAGAAGCACTACCAGCGGCCGATGGACATCGAGTGGGCTAAGGACGGTGACGACGGCAAGCTGTACATCGTCCAGGCCCGCCCTGAGACCGTGAAGAGTCGCACCAGCGCCAATGTGATGGAGCGTTATCTGCTTAAAGAAACCGGCACTGTGTTGGTTGAAGGGCGTGCCATCGGCCAGAAAATCGGCGCCGGCAAGGTGCGGGTGATCAACGATATCGCCGAGATGGACAAGGTCCAACCGGGCGACGTACTGGTTTCCGACATGACCGACCCTGATTGGGAGCCGATCATGAAACGCGCCAGCGCTATCGTCACCAACCGTGGCGGGCGTACCTGTCACGCGGCGATCATCGCCCGTGAATTGGGGATTCCGGCCGTAGTCGGTTGCGGTAATGCGACCCAAGTCCTGAAAGATGGCCAGGGCGTTACCGTTTCCTGCGCCGAAGGTGACACCGGCTTTATCTTCGAAGGCGAGTTGGGCTTCGATATCCGCAAGAACTCCGTGGATGCGATGCCCGAACTGCCGTTCAAGATCATGATGAACGTCGGCAACCCGGATCGCGCTTTCGACTTCGCCCAGCTGCCGAACGCCGGCGTGGGCCTGGCGCGCTTGGAGTTCATCATCAACCGCATGATTGGCGTGCATCCGAAAGCGCTGTTGAACTTCGCCAGTCTGCCGGCGGAGATCAAGGACAGCGTCGAGAAGCGCATTGCTGGTTACGACGATCCGGTTGGCTTTTACGTCGAGAAGCTGGTTGAGGGTATCAGCACCTTGGCCGCGGCCTTCTGGCCGAAGAAAGTCATCGTGCGTCTGTCGGACTTCAAGTCCAACGAATATGCCAACTTGATCGGCGGCAAGCTCTACGAGCCGGAAGAAGAGAATCCGATGCTGGGCTTTCGCGGCGCTTCGCGTTACATCAGCGAATCCTTCCGCGATTGCTTCGAGCTAGAGTGTCGCGCGCTGAAGAAAGTCCGCAACGAGATGGGCCTGACCAACGTCGAGATCATGGTGCCGTTCGTGCGGACACTCGGCGAAGCGAGCCAGGTCGTTGATCTGCTGGCCCAAAACGGCCTGGCACGTGGGCAGAATGGCCTGAAGGTCATCATGATGTGCGAGCTGCCGTCCAACGCGATTCTGGCCGAAGAGTTCCTCGAGTTCTTCGATGGCTTCTCCATCGGTTCTAACGACCTGACCCAGCTGACCTTGGGCCTGGATCGTGACTCGGGGATCGTTGCTCACCTGTTTGATGAGCGTAATCCGGCGGTCAAGAAGCTTCTCTCCAATGCCATCCAAGCCTGTAACAAAGCTGGGAAATACATTGGCATCTGTGGTCAGGGCCCGTCGGATCATCCGGATCTGGCCAGGTGGCTGATGGAGCAGGGCATCGAGAGCGTGTCGTTGAACCCCGACTCCGTGCTGGAGACCTGGTTCTTCCTGGCGGAAGGCCAACGGGGCTGA
- a CDS encoding PLP-dependent cysteine synthase family protein — protein MLHNSILDAIGQTPIVRLEKLSADLGVEVFVKLESLNPGGSHKARIALGMILDAERKGILVRGKQQTIIEPSGGNTGIGLVMAGNVLGYKVVLVIPDNYSPEKQKLLRLYGAEVVLSDSRLGNNSHGQKAMELQLENPHYVMLNQQRNGANPETHRQTTAREIVRAFAGRRVDYFVGGIGTGGHITGIGETLKATWPAIRVLGVEPEECDLLNDQHAPHQIQGLSIGIVPSILNLSVLDGMLKVSKDQCLEMMQRVMRTDAISLGLSSAANLVAISALAKEMPEHSTVLTMVYDSADAYLPLFE, from the coding sequence ATGCTGCATAACTCGATACTCGACGCCATTGGCCAAACGCCGATCGTGCGCCTGGAAAAGCTCTCCGCCGACCTTGGCGTGGAGGTTTTCGTGAAGCTCGAATCCCTGAACCCGGGGGGTAGCCACAAAGCGCGTATCGCACTGGGCATGATCCTGGATGCCGAGCGCAAAGGCATTCTGGTGCGCGGCAAACAACAGACCATCATCGAGCCCAGCGGTGGCAACACCGGCATCGGCCTGGTGATGGCGGGTAACGTACTGGGCTACAAAGTGGTGCTGGTGATCCCGGACAACTACAGCCCGGAAAAACAAAAGTTGCTGCGTCTGTATGGCGCCGAAGTGGTGCTATCCGACAGTCGTCTGGGCAACAACTCCCACGGCCAGAAAGCCATGGAACTGCAATTGGAAAACCCTCATTACGTGATGCTCAATCAGCAGCGTAACGGGGCCAATCCCGAAACCCATCGCCAGACCACGGCCAGGGAAATTGTCCGGGCGTTTGCCGGCCGCCGGGTGGACTATTTCGTTGGCGGAATCGGTACCGGCGGCCACATCACCGGCATCGGCGAAACACTCAAGGCCACCTGGCCTGCCATCCGTGTATTGGGCGTCGAACCTGAAGAATGTGATCTGCTCAATGACCAGCACGCTCCGCACCAGATCCAGGGGCTGTCGATCGGCATCGTGCCGAGCATCCTCAACCTCTCGGTACTGGACGGCATGCTTAAGGTTTCCAAGGACCAATGCCTGGAGATGATGCAACGGGTCATGCGCACCGACGCCATCAGCCTGGGGCTTTCATCGGCAGCCAACCTGGTCGCTATTTCGGCCCTGGCCAAAGAAATGCCCGAGCACTCCACTGTCCTGACCATGGTCTACGACAGCGCGGACGCTTACCTGCCCTTATTCGAGTAA
- a CDS encoding serine O-acetyltransferase, whose translation MGGFIDMQQLHDELLVHLINTLEPADLLQLDGHLQALIPCVAKFVAEDLMAFASRDPASQGRGNLILESYASFKAVLYYRLAHQVLKLAGAADRRFSSIAQKLSNQGKLLSGTEIHPAAQIGRRFVLDHGYGTVIGETCEIGNDCYILCGVTLGARGIANNPNGKRHPRLGNNVEIGAGARILGCVTIGDNVFICPACVITHDVPADTKVKIVNQIQLQKTSQSDHGGFLGAFALNERLHLVGEVSNSQHITLLDADFHPLTGLALEATVKERSHLQFRIHHTEDDGYPPRLPLNLHVSGPNLDITLIAPPGLSAMVRRLMQTRPQSVGG comes from the coding sequence ATGGGAGGCTTCATTGATATGCAACAGCTGCACGATGAGTTGCTTGTGCACCTCATCAACACCCTCGAACCGGCTGACTTGCTGCAGCTGGACGGTCATCTGCAAGCACTGATTCCGTGCGTGGCCAAGTTCGTCGCCGAGGATCTGATGGCCTTTGCTTCCCGCGACCCTGCATCCCAAGGTCGCGGCAACCTGATCCTGGAGTCGTACGCCTCCTTCAAGGCCGTTCTCTACTATCGCCTGGCTCATCAGGTTTTGAAGCTTGCCGGCGCAGCTGACCGGCGCTTCTCCTCTATCGCGCAAAAACTGAGTAACCAGGGCAAGCTTCTGTCAGGAACCGAGATCCACCCGGCGGCTCAGATCGGTCGGCGGTTTGTCCTCGATCACGGCTATGGCACCGTGATTGGTGAAACCTGCGAGATTGGCAACGACTGCTACATCCTCTGCGGGGTGACGCTGGGGGCTCGCGGCATTGCCAACAATCCCAATGGCAAACGTCACCCACGCCTGGGCAACAACGTGGAGATTGGCGCGGGAGCCAGAATCCTCGGCTGCGTGACGATTGGCGACAACGTCTTCATCTGCCCGGCGTGCGTCATTACCCATGACGTGCCGGCCGATACGAAAGTGAAGATCGTCAACCAGATCCAGCTTCAGAAAACCTCACAGTCCGATCATGGTGGCTTCCTCGGTGCCTTTGCGCTCAACGAGCGTTTGCACCTGGTCGGAGAGGTCAGCAACAGCCAGCACATCACGCTGCTGGATGCTGACTTTCACCCACTGACCGGCCTGGCACTGGAAGCCACTGTCAAGGAGCGCAGCCACTTACAGTTTCGGATTCATCACACCGAAGATGACGGCTACCCGCCGCGACTGCCGCTGAACCTGCACGTCTCAGGGCCCAATCTGGACATTACCTTGATCGCACCACCGGGCTTGAGCGCGATGGTCCGGCGCCTGATGCAAACCCGCCCTCAATCTGTCGGAGGTTGA
- a CDS encoding alpha/beta fold hydrolase: protein MQSSSELFPVALMSAELRGDLSEDVYRLKPGNSTDPSVELALTRLGRSGQEAKRGVPVILLHGSFSNRRFWYSPKGIGLGPYLARAGFDVWIAEMRGHGLSPRNLNYRQNRVADYGRYDLPAIAAFVCEQTAQIPHWLGHSLGGITLAAALGGHYLGENEVASAALFGSQISRVYWPLKVPPVEWGGRLLLKRFAALSGSRLKRGPEDEPIGLALESLRWHGLFGRFGDSERDWWAGLVEVGVPLLAVGAVGDQQDPAWACRKLLEQFGSQTREFVCLGKKNGFADDYGHVEMLVSKHAQREVWPLVGHWLRQLQLPVGLKQS from the coding sequence ATGCAAAGTAGCAGTGAACTTTTCCCCGTCGCGCTGATGAGCGCAGAGCTGCGTGGCGATCTGAGCGAAGACGTTTATCGCCTGAAGCCGGGCAACAGCACGGATCCCAGCGTCGAATTAGCGCTCACCCGCCTGGGTCGGTCGGGGCAGGAGGCGAAGCGTGGTGTGCCGGTGATTCTGCTGCATGGCAGTTTCTCCAATCGACGTTTCTGGTACTCGCCGAAGGGCATTGGCCTTGGCCCATATCTTGCGCGGGCCGGTTTTGATGTGTGGATTGCAGAGATGCGTGGCCACGGTTTGTCGCCGCGTAACCTGAACTATCGGCAGAATCGTGTGGCGGATTATGGGCGCTATGACCTGCCGGCTATCGCGGCGTTCGTCTGCGAGCAGACAGCGCAGATCCCGCACTGGCTTGGTCACTCCCTCGGCGGCATCACCTTGGCAGCAGCGCTCGGTGGGCATTATCTGGGTGAAAATGAGGTCGCCTCGGCAGCCTTGTTCGGTAGCCAGATCAGTCGCGTCTACTGGCCGTTGAAAGTGCCGCCAGTAGAGTGGGGCGGGCGCTTGTTGCTCAAGCGGTTTGCCGCGCTCTCGGGGTCAAGACTAAAACGTGGCCCGGAAGACGAACCCATTGGGTTGGCGCTGGAAAGTCTGCGCTGGCATGGCCTTTTCGGTCGTTTTGGCGATAGCGAGCGCGATTGGTGGGCCGGGCTGGTGGAGGTGGGGGTACCGTTGTTGGCCGTCGGCGCCGTGGGGGATCAACAGGATCCCGCTTGGGCCTGCCGCAAATTGCTGGAGCAGTTCGGCTCGCAAACCCGCGAGTTCGTCTGCCTTGGCAAGAAAAACGGTTTTGCCGACGATTACGGGCATGTCGAGATGCTGGTCAGCAAGCACGCCCAGCGCGAAGTTTGGCCGCTGGTCGGGCATTGGCTGCGACAGTTGCAGCTGCCTGTAGGGCTAAAGCAGAGCTAA